From a single Desulfobaccales bacterium genomic region:
- a CDS encoding universal stress protein: MDFKAILVATDFSECAGAAFKTAKHLAQCFGAKLVLLHVIQQSIVARVAEHLKVQPETLLPEFREEAQRQLDAFLEEHGRGGLEVTGMVTVGIPFQEIAVIARDLAADLIVMGGYGRSGRGPIEEVFFGSTAEKVVRLLPCPVLCVPWEGLEKPE; the protein is encoded by the coding sequence ATGGATTTCAAAGCCATTCTCGTAGCCACCGATTTTTCCGAATGCGCCGGCGCGGCGTTTAAGACGGCCAAGCATCTCGCTCAGTGTTTCGGGGCCAAGCTGGTTCTCCTGCATGTCATTCAGCAATCCATTGTGGCCCGGGTGGCCGAACACCTGAAAGTTCAGCCCGAAACTCTACTGCCGGAGTTCCGGGAGGAGGCGCAACGACAGTTGGATGCCTTCCTGGAAGAACATGGGCGCGGCGGCCTGGAAGTGACCGGCATGGTGACCGTGGGTATTCCCTTTCAGGAGATCGCAGTCATCGCCCGGGATCTGGCGGCTGACTTGATCGTCATGGGAGGCTATGGCCGGAGCGGCCGGGGGCCGATCGAGGAGGTCTTTTTCGGCTCCACTGCCGAGAAGGTGGTGCGCCTGCTGCCCTGCCCGGTGTTGTGCGTGCCCTGGGAAGGTTTAGAAAAACCGGAATAA
- a CDS encoding patatin-like phospholipase family protein has product MKKLLSIDGGGIRGIIPATILAEIEKRTNRPVASMFDLMAGTSTGGIISLALSRDGGSGVPKYRAKDLVDMYVNRGAEIFSRSFWHGVSSVAGLTEEKYSQCPLEGILKEYFDDVPLGQALSKVLVSSYEIETRTPFFFKSWRDDSKPVLMRDAARATSAAPTYFEPAQFQVAGQKLALIDGGVFVNNPAMSAYSEARRLFPDETAFLIVSLGTGQLTRPIPFEEAKDWGKVQWALPILSVVFDGVCDAVDYQLRQILGEHFFRFQTTLDTANDDMDDASPANLAGLKIEASRILKTQRAEIDQVCQLLTQP; this is encoded by the coding sequence ATGAAAAAACTGCTCTCCATTGACGGCGGCGGCATCCGGGGCATTATCCCGGCAACGATCCTGGCGGAGATCGAGAAAAGGACTAACAGACCGGTAGCGTCCATGTTCGACCTGATGGCGGGCACCTCCACCGGCGGGATTATCAGCCTGGCTCTGAGCCGGGACGGCGGTAGCGGTGTGCCGAAATATAGGGCCAAGGACCTGGTGGATATGTATGTCAACCGGGGGGCGGAGATATTTTCCCGCTCCTTTTGGCACGGGGTGAGTTCGGTGGCGGGACTGACCGAAGAAAAGTATTCCCAGTGTCCGTTGGAGGGGATTCTCAAGGAATATTTCGATGATGTGCCTTTGGGGCAGGCGCTTTCCAAGGTTTTGGTCAGCAGCTATGAGATCGAGACCCGGACCCCCTTTTTCTTCAAAAGCTGGCGGGATGATTCCAAGCCGGTGTTGATGCGCGATGCGGCCCGGGCCACTTCGGCGGCGCCTACGTATTTTGAGCCCGCCCAGTTCCAGGTGGCGGGGCAGAAACTGGCTTTGATTGACGGCGGCGTCTTTGTCAATAATCCGGCCATGTCGGCATATTCTGAGGCTCGGCGTCTCTTTCCGGACGAAACCGCCTTTCTCATCGTGTCCCTTGGCACCGGCCAGTTGACCCGTCCCATTCCTTTTGAGGAAGCCAAAGACTGGGGGAAAGTGCAGTGGGCCCTGCCGATTCTCAGCGTGGTGTTCGATGGTGTCTGTGATGCGGTGGATTATCAGTTGCGGCAGATATTGGGGGAGCATTTTTTCAGGTTCCAGACTACCCTGGACACGGCCAATGATGATATGGATGATGCCTCCCCGGCCAACCTGGCGGGTTTGAAGATCGAGGCCAGCCGCATTTTAAAAACACAAAGGGCCGAGATTGACCAGGTGTGTCAACTGCTGACGCAGCCTTGA
- a CDS encoding DUF1194 domain-containing protein has translation MSKKGFSFSLVVLLAAVMLFSIAPAMASPIAVNLELALAVDVSGSIDTTEFNLQRTGYVNAFTALAPQFNTATPPLAFAAALIYWSGGSQQQTAVAWTLIDSEASANAFAASIGAASRPYSGFTAVGDALLYSTDSILNNDFTGVRKIIDISSDGSNNDGPAPNTPRDNAVAAGIQINALVIQDIALVAYYTNNVIGPIPPAFVDFVTDFDGFSAAITAKIQHEVVVPIPGAVYLLGSSLMGLGALRFRRRLS, from the coding sequence ATGTCTAAGAAAGGCTTCTCGTTCAGTCTGGTTGTGTTATTGGCGGCCGTGATGCTGTTTTCGATCGCTCCGGCCATGGCATCGCCCATAGCGGTTAACTTGGAATTGGCCTTGGCGGTAGACGTGTCGGGGAGTATTGACACAACTGAATTCAACTTGCAAAGAACCGGCTATGTCAATGCCTTCACGGCCCTCGCCCCTCAATTCAATACGGCCACCCCGCCACTGGCCTTTGCGGCAGCGTTAATCTACTGGTCCGGCGGCAGCCAACAGCAGACAGCAGTGGCTTGGACCCTCATCGACAGCGAGGCGTCAGCCAACGCTTTTGCGGCTTCGATCGGCGCTGCCTCTCGACCCTATTCCGGTTTCACTGCTGTTGGGGACGCTCTCCTTTATAGCACAGACTCGATTCTCAACAATGACTTCACAGGAGTCCGCAAGATCATCGATATTTCCAGCGATGGCTCCAACAACGACGGCCCTGCCCCCAATACGCCTCGCGACAATGCGGTGGCCGCCGGCATTCAGATCAATGCGCTGGTTATCCAGGATATAGCTCTCGTGGCTTATTACACTAACAACGTGATAGGCCCGATCCCTCCCGCTTTTGTCGATTTCGTCACAGATTTTGATGGATTCAGCGCTGCCATCACCGCAAAGATCCAACATGAAGTGGTAGTGCCTATTCCCGGCGCCGTCTACCTCCTGGGTTCCAGTCTGATGGGGCTCGGTGCGCTTCGTTTCCGCAGAAGACTGAGCTAG
- a CDS encoding SPOR domain-containing protein — MKKNTAFGLAILAVMIIVAVLLWRHYLGGPPGVGPGPVATSKAPVAPAPAVPPTAAPPIKVEPSPGIAPLQEPGPPGTHLTIPPPPAMKEHYGILVGSFKNYEDAAKLLGTLKKQGKPAFVQRDPKNLNLFQAWLGPFSSQDEAQAEAKEMQAKFKKPLKIEQIENPVPK; from the coding sequence ATGAAGAAGAATACGGCATTCGGATTGGCAATCCTGGCGGTCATGATTATTGTGGCAGTGCTGCTGTGGCGGCATTATCTTGGCGGTCCTCCGGGCGTCGGACCCGGCCCCGTGGCCACTTCCAAGGCGCCGGTTGCGCCTGCTCCGGCGGTTCCCCCTACTGCGGCTCCCCCTATCAAAGTGGAGCCCTCCCCAGGCATCGCGCCCTTACAGGAACCGGGCCCTCCGGGAACGCACCTTACTATTCCCCCGCCCCCCGCGATGAAAGAACACTACGGGATTTTGGTGGGTAGTTTTAAGAACTACGAGGACGCCGCCAAGCTGCTGGGCACACTGAAAAAGCAGGGAAAACCCGCGTTTGTGCAGCGCGACCCCAAGAATCTAAATCTCTTTCAGGCGTGGTTGGGGCCATTTTCCTCGCAAGATGAGGCCCAGGCCGAGGCAAAAGAAATGCAGGCTAAGTTCAAGAAACCTCTTAAAATTGAGCAGATTGAAAATCCGGTTCCTAAGTGA
- a CDS encoding AsnC family transcriptional regulator, translating to MTIAENGKPKTKNESLDDLDRAILNEIQSHFPIESRPYAEVGSRVGASEAEVLARVKVMAESGIIRRLGANFTSRKLGYTSTLCAARVPEDKLDQFVAVVNRYPGVTHNYLRRHHYNIWFTLIADSEARLNYILEEISRVAGVPEILSLPAHEVFKIKVDFSV from the coding sequence ATGACCATAGCGGAAAACGGAAAACCGAAAACGAAAAACGAGTCCTTGGACGATCTGGACCGGGCCATATTGAACGAGATCCAGTCGCATTTTCCCATTGAGTCCCGGCCGTATGCCGAGGTAGGCAGCAGGGTAGGGGCCTCGGAAGCTGAAGTCCTGGCCCGGGTTAAGGTCATGGCCGAATCCGGCATCATCCGGCGCCTGGGGGCTAACTTTACCTCCCGCAAACTGGGCTATACCAGCACCCTGTGCGCCGCCCGGGTACCCGAAGATAAGCTGGATCAGTTTGTGGCCGTGGTCAACCGCTATCCCGGAGTGACCCACAACTACCTGCGGCGGCACCACTATAATATCTGGTTCACCCTCATCGCCGACTCCGAGGCCCGCCTCAACTACATCCTGGAGGAAATCTCCCGGGTCGCGGGAGTCCCGGAAATTCTTAGCCTCCCGGCCCACGAAGTCTTCAAGATCAAAGTGGATTTTTCGGTGTGA
- the pbpC gene encoding penicillin-binding protein 1C has product MSRRLSTRRTWCLAAALLVLATLAWHFAAVSRLDPEALKLKPGPLVVDRAGRILRLVPEAQGRKQVILPEGPVPPIVAAAFVAAEDHRFWHHPGFDPLAILRAAATNLRHGRIVSGASTLTQQLARLIDPGPRSYYRKLVETARSVRLSLMFRKDEILRQYLNRVPLGSNLMGVEAGAQAYFGKTASRLDASEAALLAALVKAPGALNPYGPHRARLLARQRFVLSRMAHLGYLQPEEFQACLTENLRFQGHGPRPPAFPFEAPHFVNLVLTREKPAESGSQRLQTTLDLPLQRRAQAIVHSHQARIAKSGASQAAAVIVDNRSRDVLALVGSCAYGPRDQGFNNGAATWRSPGSTLKPFLYGLALDQGFTPASVMEDVERRYRTPRGEFIPSNFDRVSHGPVSFREALGNSLNLSAVHLLNLIGPESYYDTLASLDLINRPEFTPDHYGLGMVVGNPEVSLLQLAAAYACLGHGGSFAPLRLTRDAPRPAGTPIFSEQAAYIISDILSDPMARARIFGGAAAMNPPYRLAIKTGTSTRYRDEWAVGYTPEFTLAVWVGNFDGRPTTNLSGATAAAPIVADLAAVLFAGSPPAPFVKPAGVIEAEVCAFSGLKRGPACVHRHQEFFISGTEPQAVCAYHQSQEPWHRMPANFAGWLHQRFEKGGQGRFRLADFDQDLGKTFQGPVAPGPKPGPQSRRQRGAVIAGLPSGSIGNGSTPVRADGLALRVSISAPLNGDRYLLTPASEVVRVTGKALCRESLKKITWFVDGREVAATGPPYELPLDLPRGRHRITVAGPGSQADSVEVFVQ; this is encoded by the coding sequence TTGTCAAGGCGTCTATCAACCCGCCGAACCTGGTGCCTGGCCGCGGCCCTGCTGGTCCTGGCAACTCTGGCCTGGCATTTTGCGGCCGTATCCCGCCTGGACCCTGAGGCCCTCAAGCTCAAGCCCGGCCCCCTGGTTGTGGACCGGGCCGGCCGCATCCTGCGGCTGGTGCCTGAAGCCCAGGGGCGCAAGCAGGTTATCTTGCCAGAAGGCCCCGTGCCCCCCATCGTGGCCGCGGCCTTTGTGGCCGCGGAAGACCATCGCTTCTGGCATCATCCCGGCTTTGACCCCCTGGCCATCCTCAGGGCTGCGGCCACCAACTTAAGACACGGCCGCATCGTCTCAGGCGCTTCCACCCTCACTCAACAACTGGCGCGCCTCATCGACCCCGGCCCCCGCAGCTATTATCGCAAGCTGGTGGAGACGGCGCGCAGCGTCAGGCTTTCGCTTATGTTCAGAAAAGACGAAATCCTGCGGCAATACCTTAACCGCGTACCCCTGGGCAGCAACCTCATGGGGGTGGAGGCCGGGGCTCAGGCCTATTTCGGCAAAACCGCCTCCCGCCTGGACGCCAGCGAAGCCGCTCTTTTAGCGGCTTTGGTGAAGGCCCCCGGAGCCCTGAACCCTTATGGCCCCCACCGCGCCCGTTTGCTGGCGCGCCAGCGCTTCGTCTTAAGCCGTATGGCACACCTGGGCTATCTTCAGCCCGAAGAATTCCAGGCCTGCCTTACAGAAAACCTCCGGTTTCAGGGGCATGGCCCCCGGCCCCCGGCCTTCCCCTTTGAAGCCCCCCATTTCGTCAACCTGGTCCTGACCCGGGAGAAGCCCGCGGAGTCTGGTTCCCAGCGGCTGCAAACCACCCTGGACCTGCCCTTGCAGCGCCGGGCCCAGGCCATCGTCCACTCCCACCAGGCCCGAATCGCCAAATCTGGCGCCTCCCAGGCCGCCGCGGTGATCGTTGACAACCGCAGCCGCGATGTCCTGGCCCTGGTGGGTTCCTGCGCCTATGGTCCCAGAGATCAAGGCTTCAACAACGGCGCCGCAACCTGGCGCTCCCCCGGCTCCACCCTCAAGCCCTTTCTCTACGGACTGGCCCTGGACCAGGGGTTCACGCCCGCTTCGGTGATGGAGGACGTGGAACGGCGCTACCGCACCCCCCGGGGCGAATTCATCCCGTCCAACTTCGACCGCGTCTCCCACGGCCCCGTTTCCTTCCGGGAAGCCCTGGGCAATTCCCTCAACCTCTCCGCAGTGCACCTCCTCAACCTCATCGGGCCGGAATCTTACTACGACACCCTGGCCAGCCTTGACCTCATCAACCGCCCGGAATTTACCCCGGACCATTACGGTCTGGGCATGGTGGTGGGCAACCCCGAAGTCAGCCTCCTGCAACTGGCCGCGGCTTACGCCTGCCTGGGCCATGGCGGCAGCTTCGCCCCCTTGCGCCTGACCCGCGACGCTCCCCGGCCGGCGGGCACGCCCATCTTTTCCGAACAGGCCGCCTATATCATCAGCGACATTTTAAGCGACCCCATGGCCCGGGCGCGCATCTTCGGGGGCGCCGCGGCCATGAACCCGCCCTACCGCCTGGCTATCAAGACCGGGACCAGCACCCGCTATCGCGATGAATGGGCCGTGGGCTACACCCCGGAGTTTACGCTGGCCGTGTGGGTGGGCAATTTCGACGGCCGGCCTACCACCAATCTCAGCGGCGCCACCGCGGCCGCGCCCATCGTGGCTGATTTGGCCGCGGTCCTCTTTGCCGGGTCACCGCCGGCGCCTTTTGTCAAACCGGCCGGGGTCATAGAAGCAGAAGTCTGCGCCTTCTCCGGCTTAAAGCGCGGACCGGCCTGCGTCCACCGCCACCAGGAGTTTTTCATAAGTGGCACCGAACCCCAGGCGGTGTGCGCCTATCACCAATCCCAGGAACCGTGGCACCGCATGCCCGCCAATTTTGCCGGCTGGCTGCACCAACGCTTTGAAAAGGGCGGGCAAGGGCGTTTCCGCCTGGCCGACTTTGATCAGGACTTGGGGAAAACCTTTCAGGGTCCCGTGGCCCCCGGCCCCAAGCCCGGACCGCAATCCCGGCGTCAGAGAGGTGCCGTGATCGCCGGGCTGCCATCCGGCTCTATCGGCAACGGCTCCACACCCGTCCGGGCGGACGGCCTGGCGCTCCGGGTCAGCATCAGCGCGCCCTTAAACGGCGACCGCTACCTGTTGACGCCCGCCTCCGAAGTTGTCCGAGTAACGGGGAAAGCCCTGTGCCGGGAATCCCTGAAGAAAATTACCTGGTTCGTAGATGGCCGGGAAGTGGCCGCCACCGGCCCCCCGTATGAGCTCCCCCTGGACTTGCCCCGGGGCCGCCACCGCATCACCGTAGCGGGACCTGGCAGCCAGGCAGATTCCGTGGAAGTGTTTGTGCAATGA
- the hemB gene encoding porphobilinogen synthase translates to MELLFRPRRLRRREPLRRMVRETHLRPEDFIYPMFAAPGKGVRQEVPSMPGVCRLSPDLLVAEAKAALNVGVPAVLLFGLPTRKDDTGSEAASPKGAAQQAVRLLKKQVPELVVITDVCLCGFTSHGHCGLLSGQEVDNDVTLEVLGQVAVSHAEAGADMVAPSDMMDGRVGAIREALDERGFEMVPIMSYAVKYASSFYGPFRDAAESAPAFGDRRSYQMDPANVREALREAALDVEEGADLIMVKPALPYLDVISQLAAEFDLPLAAYQVSGEYAMIKAAAINGWLDEEAVMLESLLSIKRAGADLILTYFAKQAAALLGK, encoded by the coding sequence ATGGAACTGTTATTTCGGCCCCGGCGCCTGAGACGGCGGGAACCACTGCGGCGTATGGTGCGGGAGACGCATCTGCGCCCGGAAGATTTCATCTACCCCATGTTCGCGGCCCCCGGAAAGGGCGTGCGCCAGGAAGTGCCTTCCATGCCCGGCGTCTGCCGCCTGTCCCCGGACTTGCTGGTGGCGGAGGCCAAAGCTGCACTTAACGTGGGCGTGCCCGCGGTGCTCCTCTTCGGGCTGCCCACCAGGAAAGACGACACCGGCTCCGAGGCCGCCTCCCCGAAAGGCGCGGCGCAGCAGGCGGTGCGGTTGCTCAAAAAACAGGTCCCCGAACTGGTGGTGATCACCGACGTTTGCCTGTGCGGCTTCACCTCCCATGGCCACTGCGGCCTCTTGTCCGGACAGGAAGTGGACAACGACGTCACTTTGGAAGTCCTGGGGCAGGTGGCGGTGTCCCACGCCGAGGCCGGGGCCGATATGGTAGCCCCTTCCGACATGATGGACGGCAGGGTAGGGGCCATCCGGGAGGCCCTGGACGAGCGCGGCTTTGAAATGGTGCCCATCATGTCCTATGCGGTTAAGTATGCCTCCAGTTTCTACGGCCCTTTCAGGGATGCGGCGGAGTCCGCTCCGGCTTTCGGCGATCGCCGGTCCTACCAGATGGACCCGGCCAACGTCCGGGAGGCCTTGCGTGAGGCCGCTTTGGATGTGGAAGAAGGCGCCGATCTCATCATGGTCAAACCCGCCCTGCCTTACCTGGACGTCATCTCCCAGTTGGCCGCGGAGTTCGACCTGCCCCTGGCCGCCTATCAGGTGAGCGGTGAGTACGCCATGATTAAGGCCGCAGCAATAAACGGCTGGCTGGACGAAGAGGCGGTCATGCTGGAATCGCTCCTTTCCATCAAACGCGCCGGCGCGGACCTGATTTTGACCTACTTTGCCAAACAGGCCGCGGCCTTGTTGGGGAAATGA
- a CDS encoding TlpA disulfide reductase family protein gives MSRNKIVVLSCCLALIFFVGTISIAAAQEAEPKVGQIVPDVKFSGTITPEDSTYLGLAKQGPFSWKDVKAPYVLVEQFNDKCPHCIHQAPFMNQLFEKVQADPQLKTKLKFIGAGQGNEEMGMKMWKAFYKVPFALVPDPNNSFGKALNFTPYPVTVILDKTGKIVFVHIGTFDDPNEVLQKIKAVVK, from the coding sequence ATGAGCAGGAATAAAATTGTAGTCTTGAGTTGCTGTCTGGCTCTGATCTTTTTCGTGGGCACCATATCCATTGCGGCAGCACAGGAGGCAGAGCCCAAGGTCGGCCAAATAGTCCCCGATGTAAAATTCTCCGGGACCATCACGCCGGAAGATTCCACGTATCTCGGCCTGGCCAAACAAGGCCCGTTCAGTTGGAAGGATGTCAAAGCGCCTTATGTGCTGGTGGAGCAGTTCAATGACAAATGCCCGCACTGCATTCACCAGGCTCCCTTCATGAATCAACTGTTCGAAAAGGTGCAAGCCGATCCTCAACTGAAAACCAAGTTGAAATTTATCGGCGCGGGCCAGGGCAACGAAGAAATGGGCATGAAAATGTGGAAGGCATTCTATAAGGTGCCGTTCGCCTTGGTGCCCGACCCCAACAACAGCTTTGGCAAGGCCCTGAATTTCACTCCGTATCCCGTCACCGTGATCTTGGATAAGACTGGCAAGATTGTATTTGTCCATATCGGCACTTTTGACGACCCCAATGAAGTCCTCCAGAAGATCAAGGCCGTGGTAAAATAA
- a CDS encoding radical SAM protein: MNNLSSSPRIKIPPLRLLAWETTRRCNLACLHCRAAAGSGPYPGELSTDEGIKLLDDLATLGQVVVILTGGEPLLREDIFDLAAYGARLGHRMVMAVNGTLVTPAIATRLKNVGIQRVSISLDGATPSSHDRLRAVDGAYAGALAGIAACKEAGLPFQINTTVTRANRLELPAIHELAIKLEAAAHHVFVLVPTGRGELIREELVTPEEYEATLHWLLARQRDGKLFIKPTCAPQYYRLMRQDAYARGEKITPASHGMEAMTKGCLGGQGFAFVSYQGEVQPCGYLELVAGNIRETPFPAIWSGSELFQQLRQVNDYHGKCHACQYRKVCGGCRARAYAMTGDVLGDDPICPYEPVG; encoded by the coding sequence ATGAACAATTTAAGCTCCTCGCCAAGGATAAAAATCCCGCCCCTCCGCCTCCTGGCCTGGGAGACCACCCGGCGCTGCAACCTGGCTTGCCTCCACTGCCGGGCCGCGGCGGGGTCCGGGCCTTATCCGGGGGAGTTGTCCACCGATGAAGGCATCAAACTCCTGGACGACCTGGCGACCTTGGGGCAGGTGGTAGTCATCCTCACCGGCGGCGAACCCCTGCTCCGGGAGGATATCTTCGACCTTGCGGCTTACGGCGCCAGGCTTGGCCATCGTATGGTCATGGCGGTGAATGGCACCCTGGTCACCCCAGCCATTGCGACGCGCCTCAAGAACGTGGGAATTCAACGGGTGAGTATCTCCCTTGACGGCGCTACGCCAAGCTCCCATGATCGCCTCCGGGCGGTGGATGGGGCCTACGCCGGGGCCCTGGCCGGGATTGCTGCCTGTAAAGAAGCTGGTTTACCCTTTCAAATAAACACCACCGTCACCCGGGCCAATCGGCTCGAACTTCCTGCCATCCACGAGTTAGCTATAAAACTCGAAGCCGCGGCCCATCACGTCTTTGTATTGGTGCCTACAGGAAGGGGGGAACTGATCCGGGAGGAACTGGTGACCCCGGAGGAATACGAGGCGACCCTACACTGGTTACTTGCGCGGCAGCGGGATGGCAAGCTTTTCATCAAGCCCACCTGCGCGCCGCAATACTACCGGCTCATGCGTCAGGACGCGTACGCTCGGGGCGAAAAGATCACACCGGCCAGCCATGGCATGGAGGCCATGACCAAGGGTTGCCTGGGAGGCCAGGGCTTCGCGTTTGTGTCTTATCAGGGGGAGGTGCAGCCCTGCGGCTACCTGGAATTGGTGGCGGGTAACATCCGGGAAACCCCCTTCCCGGCAATCTGGTCCGGTTCCGAGCTGTTTCAACAATTGCGCCAGGTTAACGACTACCACGGTAAATGCCACGCCTGCCAGTACCGCAAGGTCTGCGGCGGCTGCCGGGCCCGGGCCTATGCCATGACCGGCGATGTCCTGGGGGATGACCCCATCTGCCCATACGAGCCGGTGGGCTAA